The bacterium genome contains the following window.
CACACGCTGATTCAACTTATCCTATAGTTAGTGCTGCAAGTATTTTAGCAAAAGTAGCAAGAGACTGGGAAATTGATGAATTACATAAAAAATATGGTGATTTTGGGTCAGGCTACCCGGCAGACCCCAAAACCAGAAAATTTGTCCAAGAATGGTATAAGACACCCGGAATAGTTAGAAGGAAGTGGCTGACTTGTGCAGAAATTCTTGTTACAACTGGCAAGATTATAGTTATAGGGGCACGGGATACGGGCAAGACTGAGTTTTGTAAAAAGCTTGTAAACCTGGGCTTAAATAGAGGGTATAAGGTAGGGGTTATGGATTTAGATATTGGCCAATCTCACATAGGAGCACCTGGGAGTTTAGGGTTTGGTATAGCCTACAAGAAAATAAGAGATTTAAGCCATATACCACCAACCATTGTTTATCCTGTAGGTACACTTTCACCTGCTGGGCATAGTGAAAAAATTCTTACTGGAATTAAATATATGCTACACAAAATTCCAGCCTCTATTAATTTCCTCGTAATTGATACAACAGGTTATGTAAATGGAATGGATGCTTTGAAATTAAAGATACAAAAGGTAAAACTTATAAATCCTGATAGGATTGTTTTCCTTGAGCGTAATACTGAACTTGACCAACTTGCAGTAGCATTGGGGCCGAGAGAGATTTATAGATTTTCCATCTCATCAAAAGTAAGCAAGAAATCAAAATCTAAAAGGAAGAAATTTGTTGACAGAAAGCTAAAATTTAACTATATTTAAAATCTAAAGGAGGTAGATTTATGAAACTTTTGCCTTTAAAGATGCCAGAGAAAATAGAAATCTTGGAACGGGCTAATAATTATGGTAAATTCTTCTTATCGCCACTTGAGAGAGGGTTTGGTATTACTATTGGAAATGCATTGAGGAGAGTCCTTTTATCGTCAATCCAAGGGTCTGCTATCTCAGCAGTAAAAATTGATGGAGTATTGCATGAATTTTCTACAATTCCTGGAGTTTATGAAGATGTTCCGGAAATTATTCTTAATTTAAAACGTGTAAGGATAAAACTATTAAATAAACTTGAAAAGAAATTTCTTCTTTCTATTAAGAAAAAAGGAATCGTAAAAGCTTCTAATATTAAGATAGACAACACCTGTAAGATAATAAATCCAGACCAACTTATACTAACTGTAACAGATGATATAAAGCCTTTCAATATAGAGCTCACAGTGACTTCTGGTAGAGGATATGTTCCTTCCGAGTTCTTAAAAAAAGATGATGCCCCAATTGGCACAATATTTATTGATGCATTTTATTCACCTGTAACAAAGGTAAATTATAAAGTAGGAAATACTCGTATAGAGAAGCGAACAGACTACGATACTCTGACTCTCGAAGTTTGGACAGATGGCGGGATTTCGCCTGAGTATGCAGTTGGTTTAAGCGCTTTAATTTTAAAAGAGCATATTAACCTATTTGAAAATTTGAGAAGAGAAGAGAAGATTGAAAGGATTAAAGAGATAGACGAAAAGGAGAAAGAGTTCCGCAAGATATTGGCAATAAAAATATCAGACCTTGAACTTTCTGTTAGGGCTTCTAATTGCCTAAAAAATGCTAAGATTGAAACTCTTGGCGACTTGGTTAAAAAAACGGAAGCCGAAATGCTTGAGTATCCAAATTTTGGAAGAAAATCACTTGCCGAGTTAGTCGATTTACTGAAAAAATATGGTCTTTCATTTGGTATGAGTTTATTAAAAGGTAATAAGAGAGAAAAATGAGGCATAATAAAAAAGTTCGTAAACTTGGTAGACCGAGAGATGCTCGGCGTGCCTTACTCTCAAATCTTGTTCGCTCAATCTTTACCCATTACGGAATTGTAACTACTCTTTCTAAGGCAAAGGAGGCAAGCAGATTAATTTCACGGCTGATAACTTTTGCTAAAATAGGAAGTACGTCTGCAAGAAGGGAAGTATTTGCACATTTACAAGATAAGAAAATTGTACAAAAACTATTTAACGACATTGCACCAAGATTTGCTGACCGAAAAGGAGGTTATACAAGGATTATCCGTCTTGGTCCAAGGAAAGGTGATGGTGCAAAGATGTCATTACTTGAACTAATAGGATTTGAAGGAGAACGCAAAAAGAAGCAAGAAGAGCTTGAAGAGAGACGTAAAGAACGTGAAGAAAAAGAATTAAGAGGTGTAGAATGAAGTACGTCTATTTCTTTGGTGATGGTAAAGCTGATGGAAGTGCAGAGTTCAGAGATTTACTTGGTGGTAAGGGGGCAGATTTACATGAAATGACCCGACTTGGTCTACCTGTGCCACCTGGGTTTACTATATGTACAGATGTGTGTAGATACTATTATGAGCATAATAAGACCTATCCGGATGGACTTAAAGAAGAAG
Protein-coding sequences here:
- the rnhB gene encoding ribonuclease HII; its protein translation is MVILGIDEAGRGPVVGPLVVCGVVCAEEEASRLKEAGVRDSKTLTREQREKLVPIIKSIIQEFRIIKIPPNEIDRENLNEVEIKAMSTLIQWARVRKVILDVPANTKGIKKYCNKIKQLIHDSEVEIIGEPHADSTYPIVSAASILAKVARDWEIDELHKKYGDFGSGYPADPKTRKFVQEWYKTPGIVRRKWLTCAEILVTTGKIIVIGARDTGKTEFCKKLVNLGLNRGYKVGVMDLDIGQSHIGAPGSLGFGIAYKKIRDLSHIPPTIVYPVGTLSPAGHSEKILTGIKYMLHKIPASINFLVIDTTGYVNGMDALKLKIQKVKLINPDRIVFLERNTELDQLAVALGPREIYRFSISSKVSKKSKSKRKKFVDRKLKFNYI
- a CDS encoding DNA-directed RNA polymerase subunit alpha; this encodes MKLLPLKMPEKIEILERANNYGKFFLSPLERGFGITIGNALRRVLLSSIQGSAISAVKIDGVLHEFSTIPGVYEDVPEIILNLKRVRIKLLNKLEKKFLLSIKKKGIVKASNIKIDNTCKIINPDQLILTVTDDIKPFNIELTVTSGRGYVPSEFLKKDDAPIGTIFIDAFYSPVTKVNYKVGNTRIEKRTDYDTLTLEVWTDGGISPEYAVGLSALILKEHINLFENLRREEKIERIKEIDEKEKEFRKILAIKISDLELSVRASNCLKNAKIETLGDLVKKTEAEMLEYPNFGRKSLAELVDLLKKYGLSFGMSLLKGNKREK
- the rplQ gene encoding 50S ribosomal protein L17, with the protein product MRHNKKVRKLGRPRDARRALLSNLVRSIFTHYGIVTTLSKAKEASRLISRLITFAKIGSTSARREVFAHLQDKKIVQKLFNDIAPRFADRKGGYTRIIRLGPRKGDGAKMSLLELIGFEGERKKKQEELEERRKEREEKELRGVE